The following proteins are encoded in a genomic region of Herminiimonas arsenicoxydans:
- a CDS encoding Conserved hypothetical protein (Evidence 4 : Homologs of previously reported genes of unknown function), with product MKSIDVPLMSAMLLVLLAGCASAPTGPSIAVMPGAGKSFEQFNVDDIVCRQYAANQTGGAVQSANNKAVGSAAIGTVIGAAAGAAIGGSHRGAGTGAGAGLLVGSAAGANASQYGTYGAQRSYDISYAQCMYAKGNNVPIIR from the coding sequence ATGAAATCCATAGATGTGCCTTTAATGAGCGCCATGCTGTTAGTGTTGTTGGCTGGATGTGCAAGCGCGCCCACCGGCCCAAGTATTGCGGTGATGCCGGGTGCAGGCAAGAGCTTTGAACAATTTAACGTCGACGACATTGTCTGCCGTCAATATGCCGCCAACCAAACTGGCGGAGCGGTGCAGTCGGCCAATAATAAAGCGGTAGGAAGTGCAGCGATTGGCACGGTGATCGGCGCAGCGGCGGGAGCTGCAATCGGTGGCAGTCACCGGGGTGCCGGTACTGGTGCCGGCGCAGGCTTGCTGGTTGGCAGCGCCGCCGGTGCCAACGCGTCACAGTATGGAACGTACGGCGCCCAGCGTTCGTACGATATTAGCTATGCGCAATGCATGTACGCGAAGGGCAATAATGTGCCGATAATTCGTTGA
- a CDS encoding Putative permease of the major facilitator superfamily (Evidence 3 : Function proposed based on presence of conserved amino acid motif, structural feature or limited homology; Product type pt : putative transporter) produces the protein MASFIVILTEVLPAGLLPQIAASLNSSEALMGQLITVYALGSLVSAIPLAAATQGVDRRTLLVIAIAGFGIVNTITAVSDNLIVIFVARFLGGVAAGLVWSMIAGYAARMVPENQKGRAIAIAMAGTPLALTMGIPIGAFLGNFVGWRIAFGLISALALLLIFWIMAKLPAFPTNGEEKRQNVAGVFVLPGMRPVMATMLLYVLAHSILYTYIAPLLALAELVQSTDFILLVFGGTSLVGLLLVGILVDRWLRQLALTSTALFLFASVLFVLFPASPSVVYVSVGLWGLAFGGVATLFVTAIANAAGPAQDVAQSITTTVWNTAIGAGSLVGGMLLDRFGAHSFSYAATATLLAALLISWLTRNKFYWRGATALA, from the coding sequence ATGGCGAGCTTCATCGTCATTCTCACAGAGGTACTGCCCGCCGGCCTGCTGCCGCAGATCGCAGCCAGCCTGAATAGCTCCGAGGCTTTGATGGGGCAACTGATCACCGTCTACGCGCTCGGCTCGCTGGTGTCGGCTATTCCCCTTGCTGCTGCGACGCAGGGCGTCGATCGTCGTACGCTTCTGGTGATAGCCATTGCCGGCTTCGGCATCGTCAACACCATCACCGCGGTATCCGATAACCTGATAGTCATCTTCGTGGCCCGATTCCTGGGCGGCGTTGCCGCCGGGCTGGTATGGTCGATGATTGCCGGCTATGCCGCCCGCATGGTTCCTGAAAATCAGAAAGGTCGTGCGATTGCGATCGCCATGGCGGGCACGCCGCTCGCCCTCACTATGGGTATTCCGATAGGTGCCTTTTTGGGTAATTTCGTAGGCTGGCGCATTGCGTTCGGCCTGATCAGCGCGCTCGCTCTATTGCTGATCTTCTGGATCATGGCAAAACTGCCCGCGTTCCCAACGAACGGCGAGGAAAAGCGCCAGAACGTCGCCGGCGTTTTCGTGCTCCCCGGCATGCGGCCTGTCATGGCAACCATGCTCCTGTACGTTCTCGCGCACAGCATTCTTTACACCTATATTGCGCCCCTCCTGGCTTTGGCAGAGCTGGTGCAAAGTACGGACTTCATCCTGCTGGTCTTTGGCGGTACCTCGCTCGTCGGACTGCTCCTGGTCGGCATTCTCGTAGACCGCTGGTTGCGTCAGCTGGCATTAACCAGTACTGCGCTGTTTCTGTTTGCAAGTGTCCTGTTTGTCTTGTTTCCTGCCTCACCATCTGTCGTCTACGTCTCGGTAGGACTGTGGGGCCTCGCGTTCGGCGGGGTCGCAACCTTGTTCGTGACCGCGATAGCCAACGCGGCAGGCCCGGCGCAGGACGTTGCTCAATCCATTACAACCACGGTCTGGAATACAGCCATCGGCGCCGGCAGCCTCGTGGGAGGCATGCTGCTGGACCGGTTCGGCGCACATTCCTTCTCGTATGCCGCGACGGCGACCTTGCTTGCCGCGCTGCTGATAAGCTGGCTTACCCGCAACAAGTTCTACTGGCGCGGAGCGACAGCTCTGGCGTGA
- a CDS encoding Putative phosphoribosyltransferase (Evidence 3 : Function proposed based on presence of conserved amino acid motif, structural feature or limited homology; Product type pe : putative enzyme), whose product MNQIGGTIRFTNRTQAGILLAQKLAAYAGRRDVVVLALPRGGVPVAFEIARALEAPLDILLVRKLGVPGHEEYAMGAIASGGVCILQSDVIRQLEIPQAVVDALVQRKLEEMAQRERLYRSNRPAPKLEGNVVILVDDGLATGSTMLAAIHALRQSRPARMIIAIPVGARESIGSLQAEVDEIVCLSIPEYFQAVGMSYKDFNQTSDDEVIHLLDEAARLQARGRPAAEGRKMRPAHHQLIGIQANGVHMEGMLELPPDAVGIVLFAHGSGSSRLSPRNNFVARYLHQARIGTLLLDLLTVQEDRNYATRFDIALLTRRLSIASDWLGTNDSTTGLPLGLFGASTGAAAALQVAAARGTRIAAVVSRGGRPDLAGLMALQNVSAPTLLIVGGNDGGVIELNQSAYAALRCEKKLEIVPGATHLFEEPGTLEKVAELASAWFTRHLTRPVSPGQ is encoded by the coding sequence ATGAACCAGATCGGCGGAACGATACGCTTTACGAACAGGACGCAAGCCGGAATATTGCTGGCGCAAAAACTCGCGGCGTACGCGGGACGGCGCGATGTAGTCGTGCTGGCCTTGCCGCGCGGCGGCGTTCCTGTCGCCTTTGAGATCGCCCGGGCGCTGGAAGCCCCGCTCGATATTTTACTGGTACGTAAGCTGGGCGTGCCCGGGCATGAGGAATATGCAATGGGAGCCATTGCAAGCGGCGGCGTATGCATCCTGCAGTCCGATGTGATCAGGCAGTTGGAGATACCACAGGCCGTCGTCGATGCCTTGGTGCAGCGTAAGCTGGAAGAAATGGCACAGCGCGAAAGACTGTATCGCAGCAACCGTCCCGCGCCAAAACTGGAAGGCAACGTCGTGATTCTGGTCGATGATGGTCTGGCGACCGGTTCGACGATGCTGGCGGCAATTCACGCCTTGCGTCAATCCAGGCCGGCACGCATGATCATCGCGATACCCGTCGGTGCGCGGGAATCGATAGGGAGCCTGCAAGCTGAGGTTGACGAAATTGTCTGTCTGTCGATCCCGGAATATTTTCAGGCGGTCGGCATGTCGTACAAAGATTTCAATCAAACCAGCGATGATGAAGTCATACACTTGCTCGACGAAGCCGCGCGTCTGCAGGCACGCGGTCGCCCTGCAGCGGAGGGACGGAAGATGCGGCCAGCGCACCATCAATTGATCGGCATACAAGCCAATGGCGTGCACATGGAAGGCATGCTCGAATTACCGCCGGATGCAGTCGGCATCGTCCTGTTTGCCCACGGCAGCGGCAGCAGTCGCCTCAGTCCGCGCAACAATTTCGTCGCCCGCTATCTGCATCAGGCGCGCATCGGTACCCTGCTGCTCGACCTGCTAACGGTGCAGGAAGACCGGAACTATGCCACGCGTTTCGATATTGCATTGCTGACGCGCCGCTTGAGTATCGCCTCTGACTGGCTGGGAACAAATGACAGCACGACAGGCCTGCCACTGGGCTTGTTCGGCGCCAGTACCGGTGCCGCAGCGGCACTGCAAGTCGCCGCTGCACGCGGCACCCGCATTGCCGCCGTCGTGTCACGCGGTGGCCGGCCGGATCTGGCGGGTCTCATGGCGCTGCAGAACGTCAGCGCACCTACGCTGTTGATAGTCGGCGGCAATGATGGTGGCGTGATCGAATTGAACCAGAGCGCTTATGCCGCGCTACGCTGCGAAAAAAAGTTGGAAATCGTTCCCGGTGCAACCCATCTGTTTGAGGAGCCCGGCACACTGGAAAAAGTGGCAGAACTTGCCTCCGCATGGTTCACACGGCATTTGACCCGGCCCGTGTCACCAGGGCAATGA
- a CDS encoding Conserved hypothetical protein; putative exported protein (Evidence 4 : Homologs of previously reported genes of unknown function), whose protein sequence is MNKQILKRVVFLAAALALAGSSLPAFAQAHGGGRVSGSMGGIHSGLSHRAIHPGVVHPGVVHPNEGWRGGGRRYGGAPIWWGVGLGIGLGWDLSYYGYPYPDYYYYPVPPAVVIEGAPVYQTAPPSTTVPANANWYYCASAKTYSPYVSQCPEGWQVVPAIPPAPIPGR, encoded by the coding sequence ATGAATAAGCAAATATTGAAGCGCGTCGTGTTTCTGGCTGCGGCATTGGCGTTGGCTGGCAGCTCTCTCCCGGCCTTCGCGCAAGCGCATGGTGGAGGTCGTGTTTCCGGCAGTATGGGCGGCATACATTCCGGCCTCTCTCATCGCGCCATCCATCCAGGTGTCGTCCATCCAGGCGTCGTCCATCCAAACGAAGGCTGGCGCGGTGGCGGGCGGCGGTACGGAGGAGCTCCGATTTGGTGGGGCGTCGGTTTGGGAATAGGCTTGGGATGGGATCTTTCCTATTATGGTTACCCATATCCCGATTACTACTATTATCCAGTCCCACCTGCCGTGGTTATCGAGGGCGCTCCCGTCTATCAAACGGCTCCGCCATCCACTACTGTCCCGGCGAATGCGAATTGGTACTACTGCGCATCGGCGAAAACTTATTCCCCCTATGTGAGTCAATGTCCGGAAGGCTGGCAAGTCGTTCCAGCCATTCCGCCAGCACCAATTCCCGGGAGATGA
- a CDS encoding Hypothetical protein (Evidence 5 : No homology to any previously reported sequences) — translation MRNLSSVVIQYLMLLICSVPLSSMAAAGATMPSQRGMGQAQFDWVKHTQVTLDELKAKLNLTPAQGSAWSAWSAGVLGDAHRQFGARAEECHRTMRHSNGWISESTPDQMTRGIACLRAETTWMQAHLAQLEAAQVRTKTFYDVLDSNQKTIFDLFWHVMYHRVSGPCRE, via the coding sequence ATGAGAAACTTATCAAGCGTTGTGATTCAATATCTGATGTTGCTTATCTGCTCCGTCCCCTTGTCGTCGATGGCGGCAGCTGGTGCGACGATGCCATCTCAGCGCGGTATGGGGCAAGCGCAGTTTGACTGGGTCAAGCATACCCAGGTCACGCTGGATGAATTGAAAGCGAAACTGAATCTGACTCCCGCGCAAGGTTCCGCTTGGAGTGCCTGGTCTGCTGGTGTCTTGGGCGATGCCCATAGGCAATTCGGCGCACGCGCCGAAGAGTGCCATCGAACGATGCGGCATTCCAATGGCTGGATTAGCGAGAGTACGCCGGATCAGATGACGCGCGGCATCGCCTGTCTGCGCGCGGAAACGACTTGGATGCAAGCCCATTTGGCGCAGCTCGAAGCTGCACAGGTCCGCACAAAAACTTTCTACGATGTCTTGGACTCAAATCAAAAGACTATCTTCGATCTATTCTGGCATGTGATGTATCACAGGGTTTCCGGGCCTTGCCGTGAGTAA
- a CDS encoding Putative NADPH dehydrogenase (Evidence 3 : Function proposed based on presence of conserved amino acid motif, structural feature or limited homology; Product type pe : putative enzyme), whose product MATLFEPLKLRDIKLRNRIGIPPMCQYSAQDGMPSAWHTVHYGSRAIGGAGLMILEATAVSEDGRISTGDLGIWKDAHIEPLSHIARFATENECAAAIQLAHAGRKAGVALGWQEQGSLPPNEGGWRTHAPSPIAFGPKFATPVELNVNEITTIVATFASAARRALAAGFPVIEIHAAHGYLLHQFLSPLSNKRTDDYGGSFINRTRMLREVITSVRAVWPDRLPMLVRLSATDWADHGWNIEETIELCRQMAPLGVDLVDVSSGGLVPDVTVPEGPGYQTEFSARIRRESGMRTSAVGMITSPEQADHVIRSEQADLVLIGREILRDPYWPLHAARALGFSIEWPAQYGRAAPPGSTSRMRHAVCAP is encoded by the coding sequence ATGGCTACTTTGTTTGAACCATTAAAGTTGCGCGACATCAAGTTGAGGAACCGGATCGGCATACCGCCGATGTGTCAGTACTCAGCGCAAGATGGTATGCCGTCGGCATGGCATACCGTGCACTATGGAAGTCGTGCCATCGGTGGTGCCGGCTTGATGATCCTGGAGGCGACTGCTGTTTCCGAAGATGGACGAATCAGCACAGGCGACTTGGGCATCTGGAAGGATGCGCACATCGAGCCCTTGTCCCACATCGCACGCTTCGCAACGGAAAACGAATGTGCTGCCGCAATTCAGCTCGCCCACGCAGGTCGCAAAGCAGGCGTGGCACTCGGTTGGCAGGAGCAAGGGAGCCTGCCACCGAACGAGGGCGGCTGGCGTACACATGCGCCTTCGCCGATCGCCTTCGGCCCGAAGTTCGCGACGCCAGTCGAATTAAACGTGAATGAAATAACGACGATTGTTGCGACGTTCGCATCTGCCGCCCGACGTGCTCTCGCTGCCGGTTTTCCGGTCATAGAAATCCATGCCGCGCACGGCTACCTGCTGCACCAGTTCCTTTCCCCGCTTTCCAACAAGCGCACTGATGACTACGGCGGCAGCTTTATCAATCGAACCCGCATGCTGCGCGAAGTAATCACTTCTGTACGTGCAGTATGGCCGGACAGGCTACCGATGCTGGTGCGACTTTCCGCGACGGATTGGGCCGATCATGGTTGGAATATAGAGGAAACGATAGAACTGTGCCGGCAGATGGCGCCACTGGGGGTCGATCTGGTCGATGTATCGTCGGGCGGACTGGTTCCCGATGTGACGGTCCCCGAAGGCCCAGGCTATCAAACCGAGTTCTCCGCAAGAATTCGCCGCGAGTCGGGCATGCGGACTTCGGCGGTCGGGATGATCACTTCACCAGAACAGGCCGATCACGTCATTCGCAGCGAACAGGCAGACCTGGTATTGATCGGTCGTGAAATATTGCGCGATCCGTATTGGCCTTTGCACGCGGCACGCGCTCTGGGATTTTCAATCGAATGGCCGGCACAGTATGGGCGCGCGGCTCCGCCAGGATCGACATCGAGAATGCGACACGCGGTGTGTGCGCCATAA
- a CDS encoding Conserved hypothetical protein; putative exported protein (Evidence 4 : Homologs of previously reported genes of unknown function) produces MQIPVAGAAPSEVTSGQATYISGGVGSDEAAEMKSMASRYALEVVSVVKTEPREEYTADFRILIRDKTGKTVVDAVSEGPFFLANLPDGSYQVEAIQNDLRKLQRVLIKKGTHQRLVFVWPR; encoded by the coding sequence ATGCAAATCCCGGTAGCGGGCGCAGCACCGAGCGAAGTCACCTCTGGACAGGCTACCTATATCTCAGGCGGCGTTGGTTCGGACGAAGCTGCAGAAATGAAATCGATGGCTTCCCGGTATGCATTGGAAGTCGTGTCTGTGGTGAAGACTGAACCACGGGAAGAATACACAGCCGATTTCCGTATTCTTATACGAGACAAGACCGGCAAGACTGTAGTCGATGCCGTGTCGGAAGGACCGTTTTTTCTCGCTAACTTGCCTGATGGGAGTTATCAGGTCGAAGCGATACAGAATGACCTGCGCAAATTGCAGAGAGTCCTGATAAAAAAAGGAACGCATCAACGTCTGGTATTCGTATGGCCGCGATAG
- a CDS encoding Conserved hypothetical protein (Evidence 4 : Homologs of previously reported genes of unknown function) → MTFLKVLEALAESDKSWEDAAQHTRHHGAKTMHNIKSIYIKEIEASANQNKIVKYRSHAKNSFLPDES, encoded by the coding sequence ATGACGTTTCTTAAAGTACTGGAAGCATTGGCAGAGTCTGACAAGAGTTGGGAAGATGCGGCACAGCATACAAGGCATCACGGAGCCAAAACGATGCACAACATCAAGTCCATCTACATCAAGGAAATAGAAGCCAGCGCCAACCAAAACAAGATCGTCAAATATCGGAGCCATGCAAAAAATTCATTCTTGCCGGATGAATCATAG
- a CDS encoding Putative nitroreductase (Evidence 3 : Function proposed based on presence of conserved amino acid motif, structural feature or limited homology; Product type pe : putative enzyme): protein MELFDAIQNRRAIREYTTQGVDEGTVRKLIDAAIHAPSAVNEQPWTFTIVRDQAKLDELSTQAKAHMLKTMSDDPRAPHFRSYLESPDFHIFYHAPALIVISSADKGPWAVEDCTLAAQNLMLAAHGLGLGSCWIGFAQQYLNTDAGKAMLNLPQEWLAVAPIIVGHPSNKVPATPRKEPVIYWVGHD, encoded by the coding sequence ATGGAATTATTTGATGCAATCCAAAATCGTCGCGCCATTCGCGAATACACCACACAAGGCGTGGATGAAGGCACCGTTAGAAAGTTGATCGATGCGGCAATTCATGCGCCGAGCGCAGTCAATGAGCAGCCCTGGACATTTACCATTGTGCGCGATCAGGCCAAGCTCGATGAATTATCCACCCAGGCAAAAGCTCATATGCTGAAGACCATGTCCGATGATCCAAGGGCGCCACATTTTCGCTCGTACCTGGAGTCGCCTGACTTTCATATTTTTTACCATGCACCGGCACTGATTGTGATTTCGTCAGCGGACAAGGGACCTTGGGCCGTCGAAGATTGTACGCTCGCCGCACAAAATTTGATGCTTGCTGCCCACGGCTTGGGATTGGGCTCGTGCTGGATCGGCTTTGCACAACAGTACCTGAACACCGATGCAGGGAAAGCCATGTTGAATCTTCCCCAGGAATGGCTTGCGGTTGCCCCCATCATCGTTGGACATCCGAGCAACAAGGTTCCTGCCACCCCACGCAAGGAACCCGTGATCTACTGGGTCGGCCATGATTAG
- a CDS encoding Conserved hypothetical protein; putative membrane protein (Evidence 4 : Homologs of previously reported genes of unknown function), translated as MGIDIDVIALLASGLLLLAYYLFLMMRVKRDPNFTVHSVNQKARALWVMDVMRSQGKKDVMAVQTLRNFGMTATFKASSSILLILGTLTLSGQAENMAKAWHVLDIAGSRAADLWVIKIMCLLSVLLVAFFAFSMTLRLLNHVVFMVNLPEADAQGSLSPQRIAQRLNSAGVFYTLGMRAFFVAVPLTFWLFGPLFLFLSTAGLIVALYHLDRSPLAENV; from the coding sequence ATGGGTATCGATATCGACGTCATTGCATTGCTGGCCAGCGGATTGCTGCTGCTGGCGTATTACCTGTTCCTGATGATGCGCGTCAAGCGCGATCCGAATTTCACTGTGCATTCGGTCAACCAGAAGGCGCGCGCGCTGTGGGTGATGGATGTCATGCGCAGCCAGGGCAAGAAGGACGTGATGGCGGTGCAGACGCTGCGCAACTTCGGCATGACGGCGACGTTCAAGGCATCGTCTTCTATCCTGCTGATACTCGGGACCCTGACGCTGTCCGGCCAGGCAGAGAATATGGCCAAGGCCTGGCATGTGCTCGATATTGCCGGTTCCCGCGCCGCAGATTTGTGGGTAATCAAGATCATGTGCCTGCTGTCGGTGTTGCTGGTCGCATTCTTTGCCTTCTCGATGACCCTGCGCCTGCTCAATCACGTGGTCTTCATGGTGAATTTGCCGGAGGCCGATGCGCAAGGCTCCCTGTCGCCGCAACGTATCGCACAGCGCCTGAATAGTGCGGGCGTGTTTTACACACTGGGCATGCGCGCATTTTTCGTCGCGGTGCCGCTGACATTCTGGCTGTTCGGCCCCCTGTTTCTATTCTTGTCGACGGCAGGATTGATCGTTGCGCTCTACCATCTGGATCGCAGTCCGCTGGCTGAAAACGTTTGA
- a CDS encoding Putative thiol:disulfide interchange protein (Evidence 3 : Function proposed based on presence of conserved amino acid motif, structural feature or limited homology; Product type pc : putative carrier), producing MTSSLQIGPLAVPYSLILIAAAVFFGNLIARRVDKGAEKTIENHFFWILMVAVLSARVAFVIQYKTAYLSIPLDIIDIRDGGWNAQAGVIAAWAYALLLMKGKACLRKPLLLVMFGSSLVWIGGTIALAALTKDPSPIPDLKLQSMNGDEVYLARFDGKPTVINLWATWCPPCQREMPVFAKAQQQNPGIHFVFINQGESRLLVEQFLTKNKLTMQNVLIDASGAAGKAFEVKGMPSTYFFDANGKLLDSRLGEVSDASLMEKLQKINP from the coding sequence ATGACCTCATCTTTACAAATCGGTCCGCTTGCGGTGCCGTACTCGCTTATTTTGATTGCCGCAGCAGTTTTCTTCGGCAACCTCATTGCGAGGCGCGTGGACAAGGGTGCTGAAAAAACCATCGAAAATCATTTTTTCTGGATCCTCATGGTCGCGGTACTGTCGGCTCGCGTCGCATTTGTCATTCAGTACAAAACAGCTTACCTTTCCATTCCATTAGACATTATTGACATCCGCGATGGCGGCTGGAACGCGCAGGCGGGCGTGATAGCTGCATGGGCATACGCACTTCTGCTGATGAAAGGAAAAGCTTGCCTGAGGAAGCCGCTCCTCCTCGTGATGTTCGGTTCCAGTCTGGTGTGGATAGGCGGAACGATCGCCCTGGCAGCGCTGACCAAGGACCCGTCCCCTATTCCGGATTTGAAACTTCAATCAATGAATGGGGATGAGGTTTATCTGGCCAGGTTTGACGGCAAGCCAACAGTCATCAATCTTTGGGCAACTTGGTGCCCTCCTTGTCAGAGAGAGATGCCCGTGTTTGCGAAAGCGCAGCAACAGAATCCCGGCATTCATTTTGTGTTTATCAACCAGGGCGAATCAAGGTTGCTGGTTGAGCAGTTTCTGACAAAAAACAAGCTGACGATGCAAAATGTACTCATCGATGCATCGGGTGCCGCCGGGAAGGCATTTGAAGTGAAAGGGATGCCTTCGACCTATTTTTTCGATGCAAACGGCAAGCTGCTAGACTCTCGCCTTGGAGAGGTATCCGACGCAAGCCTGATGGAAAAGCTGCAGAAAATAAATCCTTAG
- a CDS encoding Putative erythromycin esterase (Evidence 3 : Function proposed based on presence of conserved amino acid motif, structural feature or limited homology; Product type pe : putative enzyme) has protein sequence MTTLNTITSCAQVLTGARNDYDALLEQIGDARFVLLGEASHGTHEFYRERALITQRLIKECHFTAVAVEADWPDAYRVNRYVCNQSDDENSEQALIGFKRFPTWMWRNTDVVDFVDWLRDHNDGISPQVPKTGFYGLDLYSMFTSMEEVLHYLDKVDPAAAAQARARYACFDHFDRDSQSYGYATSIGMSTSCENAVVQQLSELLKQSEKYLQHDGAAASNAFFYAQQNARLVINAEQYYRTMFRGRISSWNLRDSHMTETLEALGQHLLQVNQEQAKIVVWAHNSHLGDARATEAKQRGEWNVGQLVRQLHGGQAFSVGFMANSGTVTAASGWDEVAERKRVRPALAGSYEALFHQAGMERFMLPLRGKSAATQALMQPHLERAIGVIYAPETERQSHYFYATLPQQFDALLYFDQTHAVKPLELSSHWVNGEAPETFPLGI, from the coding sequence ATGACTACGCTCAATACAATTACCTCCTGTGCCCAGGTTTTGACGGGCGCCAGGAATGACTATGATGCGCTGCTGGAGCAGATAGGCGACGCGCGTTTCGTCTTGCTGGGCGAAGCCAGCCACGGCACGCATGAGTTTTACCGCGAACGTGCGCTGATTACGCAGCGCCTGATCAAAGAATGCCATTTCACCGCTGTCGCAGTCGAAGCCGACTGGCCCGACGCCTATCGCGTCAATCGCTATGTCTGCAATCAGAGTGATGATGAAAACAGCGAACAGGCGCTGATCGGATTCAAGCGTTTCCCGACCTGGATGTGGCGCAATACCGATGTCGTCGACTTTGTCGACTGGCTGCGCGACCACAACGATGGCATTTCGCCGCAAGTCCCCAAGACAGGTTTTTACGGCCTCGATCTGTACAGCATGTTCACCTCGATGGAAGAAGTACTGCATTACCTGGACAAGGTGGATCCGGCTGCCGCAGCACAGGCCCGGGCTCGCTACGCATGCTTCGATCACTTCGACCGCGACAGCCAGAGTTACGGTTATGCAACCAGCATCGGCATGTCAACCTCTTGCGAAAACGCCGTGGTGCAGCAATTAAGCGAACTCCTCAAGCAGTCAGAAAAATACCTGCAACACGATGGCGCTGCCGCAAGTAATGCCTTTTTTTACGCACAGCAGAATGCGCGCCTCGTCATCAACGCCGAACAGTACTATCGCACTATGTTCCGCGGCCGCATCTCATCGTGGAACCTGCGCGACAGCCACATGACCGAGACGCTGGAAGCGCTGGGGCAGCATCTATTGCAGGTAAACCAGGAGCAGGCGAAGATTGTGGTCTGGGCGCACAACTCGCATCTGGGCGATGCGCGTGCCACCGAAGCCAAGCAGCGCGGCGAATGGAATGTAGGCCAGCTGGTGCGTCAGTTGCATGGCGGGCAGGCATTTTCGGTCGGCTTCATGGCGAACAGTGGAACGGTGACTGCCGCGTCCGGCTGGGATGAAGTAGCCGAGCGCAAGCGTGTCCGCCCTGCCCTGGCGGGCAGTTATGAAGCACTCTTCCATCAAGCCGGCATGGAGCGCTTCATGCTGCCCTTGCGCGGCAAAAGCGCAGCGACGCAAGCATTGATGCAGCCGCATCTGGAACGTGCAATCGGTGTCATTTACGCGCCTGAAACTGAAAGGCAGAGTCACTATTTTTATGCGACCCTGCCGCAGCAATTCGATGCCCTGCTGTACTTCGATCAGACGCACGCAGTCAAACCGCTGGAGTTAAGCAGTCACTGGGTAAATGGAGAAGCACCGGAAACCTTCCCGCTCGGCATCTAG